A region of Clostridium acetobutylicum ATCC 824 DNA encodes the following proteins:
- a CDS encoding fructoselysine 6-kinase, which yields MKNYKIVAIGDNVCDKYLSRGKMYPGGQCINTCVYGKMNGAETAYIGKYGNDEVAECVQNTLKEIGIDDSHCRHYEGENGFALVTLKNADRVFLGSNKGGIAKEHSYNFDENDFEYIKKFDLIYTNLNSYIEDNLKELHATGVPIAYDFSMRWTDEYLLKVCPYIDVAILSCAHLTAEEREKEMKKVQNYGVKIVLGTIGEDGSYVLYNGDFLYTSAIMAANIIDTMGAGDSYFSTFLCSLLQTSETGKLVEGTKESMKIRLESAMKSGAIFAANVCGMEGAFGYGVPIQGKTEI from the coding sequence ATGAAGAATTATAAAATTGTTGCTATTGGCGATAATGTATGTGATAAATACCTTTCAAGAGGGAAGATGTATCCGGGAGGACAGTGCATTAACACTTGTGTATATGGAAAGATGAATGGAGCTGAGACTGCATACATTGGAAAGTATGGAAATGATGAAGTGGCAGAATGTGTACAAAATACATTGAAAGAGATAGGAATTGATGACAGCCATTGTCGACATTATGAAGGAGAAAATGGATTTGCTCTAGTTACTTTGAAAAATGCTGATCGTGTTTTCCTTGGTTCCAATAAAGGTGGTATTGCTAAAGAGCATTCTTATAATTTTGATGAAAACGATTTTGAATACATTAAAAAGTTTGATTTGATTTACACAAATTTAAATAGCTATATTGAAGATAATTTGAAGGAGCTTCATGCAACGGGAGTACCAATTGCGTATGATTTTTCTATGAGATGGACAGATGAATATCTTTTGAAGGTTTGTCCGTATATTGATGTGGCAATCTTATCATGTGCTCATTTGACAGCTGAAGAACGAGAAAAAGAAATGAAAAAAGTTCAAAATTATGGAGTGAAAATAGTCCTTGGAACAATAGGAGAAGATGGATCATATGTACTCTACAATGGTGATTTCTTGTATACTTCTGCTATTATGGCTGCCAATATTATTGATACAATGGGTGCAGGAGATTCATATTTTTCAACTTTCCTTTGCTCGCTTTTACAGACATCCGAAACAGGAAAATTAGTTGAAGGAACAAAAGAAAGCATGAAGATAAGATTAGAAAGTGCTATGAAAAGCGGAGCAATATTTGCGGCTAATGTGTGCGGCATGGAAGGTGCATTTGGTTACGGAGTTCCGATTCAAGGAAAAACTGAAATATAA